From one Danio rerio strain Tuebingen ecotype United States chromosome 19, GRCz12tu, whole genome shotgun sequence genomic stretch:
- the rprd2a gene encoding regulation of nuclear pre-mRNA domain-containing protein 2a (The RefSeq protein has 4 substitutions compared to this genomic sequence), producing the protein MAAGSAGVSGHNSGSSPRLESTLDRRFQTVSNTMESIQGLSTWCIENKKFHSVIVKYWIKWLRKSDASHRLNLFYLANDVIQNCKRKNAIVYRTTFTDLLPEAMHLIRATKDAKVKKSVERILSIWEERNVYSEEFISQLRNSLARKEEPVKVQPAPVNSKSALKSKIVAEFVPSTFIEHLSKYRKSMDEIELKEKQLAAMRVDVCSTEALKKLKDKAGGKRFSKDFEDGSMKLQEFVSFLDGEVKKGPALMEALENADIFYEMQYKEVKIVAKAYETFANRVSHLKRKLDAQKTMIPDPDDSPIPSPIEDAPSPTGSESPFHALERIGTPDPDLDGQAMEEDLFALADAPSPLSSSGGSPPPSVSMGDKDNRDVEDMELSDAEETETPAIIVEECEAQTVVSKESPVTPNVTESLPTNEVTQTEKIATPPATAPQLAPQSSVTAVTTTTTTTTAAAATTTPTTPTTQTLPVNPAGVDLGKISSILSTLTNVMKNSAVGVSPVSRSSPSVPATPTSVQKTPTTPAPPANPLTSILSRVDINTNTLLSALSKTQSLGGFHGLSSLLNNPAAKTPTNSNSEKQSLTTPVTEESHTPPKVIPTPTSVPLTSDTTSQGYVAPSTLQSNVVNEKVNPNSSLNPTLDSKIDTFLQVHPGLKGSNLGFPSVLPWPKGTVDSPSASAENLGGTPVRDEAGATPTQDEIMDDPRSEPFPYQQGQTASTDSKSTCQLSSWQDQIAHADAQAPEIHQTIASIKDSVPSLAEAEAQRHQRMEAMRSSLMSSNQQSSRESLEATERSSMLLQDMRQNPLIHNVAPNPKLAEGSYAYQDGQERHVLPNSDTYGGDPYLSKDQRPNLTAPAFFTTPLPPIPKLPPPPKEFMAAASSLRANAPHTTRDLPGPFGDAERGGVDGSYIPAKSDYEQLSHEVPKEGPFHPHGDRIAHSAHAPHHASKIPPNGPMDYNHQHPPRAPLQHPPSIPHHHIGGPPPVMSYHEAQSPPRPLPEDPYADTYYDHPQRSPSPSHYDMHSVSSHAQEYYPEGRAPPRAPPHMEHRPPPPHHVRPPHPGHYPPPRPIRRPPPVHHEPPFPRGKRPGPPFGGPPRVRGPFYPPKRPYLPPHY; encoded by the exons CTGATGCATCACATCGACTCAATCTCTTCTATCTGGCGAATGATGTCATTCAGAACTGTAAAAGGAAGAATGCCATAGTCTACCGCACCACCTTCACTGATCTGTTGCCAGAAGCTATGCACCTCATCAG AGCCACAAAGGATGCTAAAGTGAAAAAGTCAGTGGAGCGGATACTGTCCATTTGGGAAGAACGAAATGTATATTCAGAGGAATTCATCAGTCAACTGAGGAATAGTTTGGCTCGGAAAGAAGAACCAGTGAAAG ttcaaccAGCTCCAGTTAACTCTAAATCAGCCCTGAAGTCTAAGATTGTTGCTGAATTTGTG CCCTCAACGTTTATCGAGCATCTGTCCAAGTACAGGAAGTCGATGGATGAAATTGAGCTcaaagaaaaacaattagctGCAATGAGAGTAGATGTGTGCAGCACAGAGGCTCTGAAGAAACTGAAAG ACAAAGCAGGAGGTAAAAGGTTTTCTAAGGACTTTGAAGATGGAAGCATGAAGCTACAGGAGTTTGTTTCCTTTCTCGATGGAGAGGTTAAAAAAGGCCCTGCCTTGATGGAAGCTCTGGAGAACGCAGACATATTCTATGAGATGCAATATAAAGAGGTCAAGATTGTGGCTAAA GCTTATGAGACATTTGCAAACCGAGTTTCACACCTTAAGCGGAAGCTTGATGCACAGAAGACAATGATACCTGATCCAGATGACTCGCCCATTCCCTCCCCTATTGAAGACGCCCCTTCCCCTACGGGTTCTGAGTCCCCCTTCCATGCTTTGGAAAGAATTGGTACCCCAGACCCAGACCTGGATGGGCAGGCAATGGAAGAAGACCTGTTTGCTTTGGCTGATGCTCCTAGCCCTCTCTCATCTTCTGGAGGTTCCCCACCACCAAGTGTCTCTATGGGAGACAAAGACAATCGTGACGTAGAAGATATGGAGCTCTCGGATGCAGAGGAGACAGAAACACCTGCCATTATAG TAGAGGAATGTGAAGCCCAAACTGTTGTGTCCAAAGAGTCCCCTGTCACTCCAAATGTCACAGAGTCCCTGCCAACAAATGAAGTCACACAGACAGAGAAGATTGCAACACCACCAGCTACAGCTCCCCAGTTAGCTCCTCAGTCCTCAGTTACagctgttacaacaacaacaacaacaactacagcagcagcagcaacaactaCACCCACCACACCAACCACACAGACACTTCCAGTGAACCTTGCTGGTGTTGATCTTGGCAAGATCAGCTCCATCCTCAGCACACTCACAAATGTTATGAAGAACTCAG CTGTTGGAGTTAGTCCTGTATCTCGGTCTTCCCCGAGTGTACCTGCAACTCCAACCTCAGTTCAGAAGACTCCTACTACTCCTGCCCCTCCAGCCAACCCTTTGACCAGCATTCTCTCAAGGGTGGACATCAACACCAACACTCTGCTCAGTGCTCTTTCCAAAACACAAAGCCTTGGGGGTTTTCATG GTCTGTCCTCTTTGTTAAACAACCCAGCTGCAAAGACCCCTACAAATTCAAATTCTGAAAAGCAATCCCTGACCACGCCTGTTACAGAAGAATCTCATACACCTCCTAAAGTCATACCTACTCCAACTAGTGTCCCATTGACTAGTGACACCACTTCACAAGGATATGTTGCTCCTTCGACTTTGCAGTCCAATGTGGTGAATGAGAAAGTAAATCCTAACTCTTCTTTCAACCCTACTCTGGACTCCAAGATTGATACCTTTCTCCAAGTACACCCAGGACTGAAAGGCTTTAATTTGGGCTTTCCTTCTGTATTGCCATGGCCCAAGGGAACCGTTGATAGTCCTTCAGCAAGTGCAGAGAACCTTGGTGGAACCCCTGTAAGAGATGAAGCTGGAGCTACACCAACACAAGATGAAATTATGGATGATCCCAGATCAGAGCCATTCCCATATCAGCAGGGACAAACAGCATCCACAGACTCTAAATCAACTTGTCAACTTTCGTCTTGGCAGGACCAAATTGCTCATGCAGATGCACAAGCTCCAGAGATTCACCAGACGATTGCATCAATAAAAGACTCTGTACCCTCTCTTGCTGAGGCAGAAGCTCAGCGTCATCAGCGCATGGAAGCAATGCGTTCCTCTTTAATGTCCAGTAACCAACAATCTTCAAGAGAGAGTCTAGAAGCCACTGAAAGATCCAGTATGCTGCTTCAAGATATGAGACAAAACCCTCTAATCCATAATGTGGCACCAAATCCTAAACTAGCGGAAGGTAGCTATGCCTATCAAGATGGTCAAGAGAGGCATGTGTTGCCCAACTCTGACACATATGGTGGAGACCCATACCTTTCCAAAGATCAAAGACCGAATCTAACTGCACCTGCCTTCTTCACCACACCTCTCCCACCTATCCCAAAGCTTCCACCTCCACCCAAAGAGTTCATGGCTGCAGCTTCTTCTTTGAGGGCAAATGCACCACACACCACCAGGGATTTGCCGGGACCTTTTGGTGATGCAGAACGAGGTGGTGTTGATGGCTCATATATCCCAGCAAAGTCTGATTATGAACAGTTGTCTCATGAGGTTCCAAAGGAGGGACCCTTCCATCCACATGGGGACAGGATTGCTCACTCTGCTCATGCACCACACCATGCTTCCAAAATCCCACCGAATGGTCCCATGGACTATAACCATCAACATCCACCAAGGGCACCTCTGCAACACCCTCCAAGTATACCCCATCACCACATTGGTGGTCCTCCTCCGGTAATGAGTTATCATGAAGCCCAAAGTCCTCCTCGACCTTTGCCTGAAGATCCATACGCTGACACGTACTATGACCATCCACAACGTAGCCCCTCTCCCTCTCATTATGACATGCACTCAGTTTCCTCTCATGCACAAGAGTATTACCCTGAAGAACGTGCCCCTCCAAGGGCTCCTCCTCACATGGAGCACAGACCTCCACCACCACACCATGTTCGTCCACCACACCCTGGACACTATCCTCCCCCTAGGCCAATTCGACGACCACCCCCGGTTCACCATGAACCACCGTTTCCAAGAGGCAAGCGACCTGGCCCACCATTTGGTGGGCCTCCCAGAGTCAGGGGTCCCTTTTACCCACCCAAAAGACCTTACTTGCCTCCACATTACTGA